From a single Candidatus Izimaplasma bacterium HR1 genomic region:
- the ychF gene encoding Ribosome-binding ATPase YchF, with translation MGLTAGIVGLPNVGKSTLFNAITQAGALAANYPFATIDPNVGVVEVPDERINKLVEIVNPKKTIPTIFEFTDIAGIVKGASKGEGLGNKFLSHIREVDAIVQVVRAFDDDNVTHVDGKVDPVRDIETINLELIFADLEVIEKRLPKIEKKAQLKVDKECVYEYGVLKEIQETLLNDKPIRSMKLNENELFLIKNFNFLTHKPMLYVANITEEEIADYDDNEYVKTIKEFAANEGSEVVVISAKIESELSELDDDEKMMFLEELGVTEPGLDKLIKRSYFLLGLETYFTAGPQEVRAWTFKRGYKAPKCAGIIHTDFEKGFIRAETIKFPDYIKYKGEQGCKENGKMRLEGKDYIVQDGDVMHFLFNL, from the coding sequence ATGGGACTTACTGCAGGAATAGTAGGACTTCCAAATGTTGGTAAATCAACATTATTTAACGCAATAACACAAGCAGGTGCATTAGCTGCAAACTACCCGTTTGCGACAATAGATCCAAATGTTGGAGTTGTAGAAGTACCTGATGAAAGAATAAATAAATTAGTAGAAATTGTTAACCCAAAGAAGACAATTCCTACAATCTTTGAATTTACTGATATTGCTGGTATTGTTAAGGGAGCTTCAAAGGGTGAAGGGTTAGGGAATAAATTCTTAAGTCACATCCGTGAAGTAGACGCAATTGTTCAAGTTGTTCGTGCTTTTGATGATGATAATGTAACTCATGTTGATGGAAAAGTAGATCCAGTTCGTGACATTGAAACGATTAACTTAGAGTTAATCTTTGCTGATTTAGAAGTAATTGAAAAAAGACTTCCTAAAATCGAGAAGAAAGCACAGTTAAAAGTGGATAAAGAATGTGTTTATGAATATGGGGTATTAAAGGAAATTCAAGAAACATTACTAAATGATAAACCAATTAGATCAATGAAGTTAAATGAAAACGAATTGTTTTTAATTAAAAACTTCAATTTCTTAACGCATAAACCAATGTTATATGTTGCTAATATTACTGAAGAGGAAATAGCTGATTATGACGATAATGAATATGTAAAAACAATCAAAGAGTTTGCTGCTAATGAAGGTAGTGAAGTTGTAGTTATAAGTGCCAAAATTGAATCTGAGTTAAGTGAATTAGATGATGATGAGAAAATGATGTTCTTAGAAGAACTTGGTGTTACTGAACCAGGTTTAGATAAACTAATCAAAAGAAGTTACTTCCTATTAGGTCTTGAAACATATTTTACAGCGGGACCACAAGAAGTAAGAGCATGGACATTTAAACGAGGTTATAAAGCTCCTAAATGTGCAGGAATCATTCATACTGATTTTGAAAAAGGATTTATTAGAGCAGAAACTATTAAATTTCCTGATTATATTAAATATAAGGGAGAACAAGGTTGTAAAGAAAATGGTAAAATGCGTCTTGAAGGTAAAGACTATATTGTTCAAGATGGCGATGTAATGCATTTCTTATTTAACTTATAA
- a CDS encoding Nitroreductase family protein, which yields MRKAILERVSTRTFGKEVLSKKQIDEIKAVIDKYKGIKGPFGNSFEFTFNLNSNNEGKKQKIGFYGMIKNVPAYIGGVSLDTRNSIIDFGYLFEKVILELTTLGYDTCWLGGSFRRSTYRKKLAPNEVIPAICPVGHRADQRSFLDKRIRSAAQSHKRLPFGTLFQYFDEEKELEETTDSRFIDIMHLIQRGPSASNKQPWRFFVAEKHDVIYAYLERTEGYGIALGYDIQALDAGIALAHLEIGLENYDFKFDREEETKGVFFDGLEYIMTYKRAITE from the coding sequence ATGCGCAAAGCAATATTAGAAAGAGTAAGCACTAGAACCTTTGGAAAAGAAGTTCTTAGTAAAAAACAAATCGATGAGATTAAAGCAGTAATTGACAAATATAAAGGAATCAAAGGTCCTTTTGGAAACTCATTTGAATTTACTTTTAATCTAAATTCAAACAATGAAGGTAAAAAACAAAAGATAGGCTTTTACGGTATGATTAAAAATGTACCAGCTTATATTGGTGGAGTATCACTCGATACCAGGAACTCAATTATTGATTTTGGATATTTATTTGAAAAAGTAATTCTCGAGTTAACAACACTTGGTTATGACACTTGTTGGCTAGGGGGAAGTTTTAGAAGAAGTACTTACCGAAAAAAACTTGCACCTAACGAAGTTATACCTGCTATTTGTCCTGTTGGACACAGAGCAGACCAAAGAAGTTTCTTAGATAAAAGAATTAGAAGTGCAGCACAATCGCATAAAAGATTACCGTTTGGGACTTTGTTCCAGTATTTCGATGAGGAAAAAGAGTTGGAGGAAACAACTGATTCTCGCTTTATCGACATTATGCATTTAATTCAAAGAGGACCTAGTGCTTCTAATAAGCAACCATGGCGTTTCTTTGTAGCTGAAAAACATGATGTTATATATGCTTATCTAGAAAGAACTGAAGGTTACGGTATTGCTTTAGGATATGACATCCAAGCTTTAGATGCAGGGATTGCACTTGCTCATTTAGAAATAGGTTTAGAAAATTACGACTTTAAATTTGATAGAGAAGAAGAAACTAAAGGTGTCTTCTTTGATGGTTTAGAATATATTATGACTTACAAAAGAGCGATTACTGAATAA
- the htrA gene encoding Serine protease Do-like HtrA, which translates to MRKYLLFITLALGIALTGCYLPEDTDGEYLTTEEINALIDQAIEDQQSELLGDLTDQELRELILEVMPENEIITTFNLASFEDAVTDMIEIAGSGVIGLSVATDTDDGIAYGTGSGVIYKRTLSETDFLYDYYVVTNEHVIGNVDEIVVVYEKNGLLFQIPFEYITVLGTDTQTDLGVIKFTSSEDFTVIEFADSYQIELGDFVFALGNPLGFDYYGTVTMGVISGLSRYYNEDVVDGFDATVIQHDAEISPGNSGGALLDINGDLVGINFMKIVRDDVDGIGFAIPSNTVKRIAEDLEDDGLISAPYLGITTFAQINDCGMDFGVCISDVVAGFPADLAGIEIDDVIVGYLNEGMTEFMEINNFNDLREAILNSSVGESITLKYVRDGVEYTSDATILIERP; encoded by the coding sequence ATGAGAAAGTACTTACTATTTATTACATTAGCTTTAGGAATAGCCTTAACTGGTTGTTATCTTCCTGAGGACACAGATGGAGAATATTTAACAACCGAAGAGATAAATGCTTTGATTGATCAAGCTATTGAGGATCAACAATCAGAATTATTAGGTGATCTAACTGATCAAGAATTAAGAGAATTAATTCTTGAAGTAATGCCTGAAAATGAAATAATTACAACATTTAATCTAGCATCTTTTGAAGATGCTGTAACTGATATGATAGAAATTGCTGGTAGTGGGGTTATTGGATTATCTGTTGCAACTGATACAGATGATGGAATTGCCTATGGAACTGGTAGTGGAGTTATCTATAAAAGAACATTGTCAGAAACTGATTTCTTATATGATTACTATGTGGTAACTAACGAACACGTTATTGGTAATGTTGATGAAATAGTAGTTGTATATGAGAAAAATGGATTACTATTTCAAATACCATTTGAATATATAACTGTTTTAGGGACAGATACTCAAACTGATTTAGGTGTTATAAAATTCACATCGAGTGAAGATTTTACAGTAATTGAGTTTGCAGACTCATATCAAATTGAACTAGGAGATTTTGTATTTGCTTTAGGTAATCCTCTTGGATTTGATTATTATGGTACTGTAACAATGGGTGTAATTAGTGGATTATCTAGATACTATAATGAAGATGTTGTCGATGGATTTGACGCTACTGTAATCCAACATGATGCTGAGATTAGTCCTGGTAATAGTGGTGGTGCTTTACTAGATATAAATGGTGATTTGGTTGGAATAAACTTCATGAAAATTGTCCGTGATGACGTTGATGGAATTGGCTTTGCTATTCCCTCAAACACGGTAAAAAGAATTGCCGAAGATTTAGAAGATGATGGGTTAATATCTGCGCCATATTTAGGTATTACTACCTTTGCACAAATCAATGATTGTGGGATGGATTTTGGAGTTTGTATCAGTGATGTTGTTGCTGGATTCCCTGCCGATTTAGCAGGTATAGAAATTGATGATGTTATTGTTGGATATCTAAATGAAGGTATGACTGAATTCATGGAAATCAATAATTTTAATGATTTACGAGAAGCAATTCTTAACTCAAGTGTTGGTGAATCTATCACATTAAAATATGTTCGCGACGGTGTAGAATATACAAGCGATGCGACGATACTAATCGAAAGACCATAA
- the ycfH gene encoding putative deoxyribonuclease YcfH: MLIDTHCHLNTDRFKDNVEEVINRALNNDVKIMIVVGFDHKTNKKAIELAEKYPFIYATVGFHPTEAKDIKESDFEALIPLLSHKKVVGIGECGLDFYWDKDHIEEQINVFKRQIDLSFEYNLPLIIHMRDASEATYNVLSDYKKLKGIMHCYSGSAEMSELFIKLGLHISLGGPVTFKNGHKPKEVAKQVPLDYLLVETDSPYLSPHPFRGKTNEPAKVKLIAEEIARLKEMTYKEIAEITTKNAIRLFDLKELN; this comes from the coding sequence ATGTTAATAGATACCCACTGTCATTTAAATACAGATAGATTTAAAGACAACGTAGAAGAAGTAATAAACAGAGCATTAAATAACGATGTAAAGATTATGATTGTTGTTGGTTTTGATCATAAAACTAACAAGAAAGCAATTGAACTTGCTGAAAAATATCCCTTTATCTATGCGACTGTAGGGTTTCACCCGACAGAAGCTAAAGATATAAAAGAAAGTGATTTTGAAGCATTGATACCATTACTATCACATAAGAAAGTAGTAGGAATTGGTGAATGCGGATTAGACTTTTATTGGGATAAAGATCATATAGAAGAACAAATCAATGTATTCAAAAGACAAATTGATTTATCATTTGAATACAACTTACCACTTATTATTCATATGAGAGATGCTAGTGAAGCAACTTATAATGTTTTAAGTGATTATAAAAAGCTTAAAGGGATTATGCATTGCTATAGTGGTAGTGCTGAAATGTCAGAGCTATTTATTAAATTAGGATTACATATAAGTTTAGGTGGACCTGTAACATTTAAAAATGGGCATAAACCTAAAGAAGTAGCTAAACAAGTTCCCCTTGATTATCTGCTTGTAGAAACAGATTCACCATACCTTTCTCCTCATCCTTTTAGAGGAAAAACAAACGAACCAGCAAAAGTAAAACTTATTGCTGAAGAAATCGCAAGATTAAAAGAAATGACATATAAAGAAATTGCTGAAATAACTACTAAAAATGCAATTAGATTATTTGACTTAAAGGAGCTGAACTAA